A single genomic interval of uncultured Pseudodesulfovibrio sp. harbors:
- a CDS encoding cation:proton antiporter translates to MDPLVILLAFGCGYLANLVNLPPLVGYLVAGFALSTQGYESGPAIQQIADIGVTILLFSIGLKLKIKSLLRPEVWGGATLHMLVTVAIFAVGLMGLSTAGLSFFADMSLQTALLIAFALSFSSTVFAVKILEESGRSQALNGRTAIGVLIVQDIFAVLFLTFSTGKMPTPWALLVLGMLPVARWIFMRILDRIGHGELQVLFGFFLAFCAGAAAFDAVGLKADLGALIMGMLLANHPRAGDLAESLMNIKDFLLVGFFLEIGLAGLPSMQVLSVSFILLAVLPIKVALFFLIFTRFRLKARTSFISAFNLANYSEFGLIVGGLAVANGWLSRDWLLAIAVALSFSFVVAAPFNRTADALFDKVRKALKRCETGECHPDEEPYEAGTWQVAVIGMGRVGTGAYEYLVDKYGPTVLGIDFNAETVDKHQEEGRQVGLADVTDPEFWRKLPEQGGQIKLVLLTLPNLNAQIHVANKLQERNFPGVVAAMAQFDDELEILREAGVDTSFNVFREAGIGLGSHVCNTLDLSAIESRKPEEPAS, encoded by the coding sequence ATGGATCCCTTGGTAATACTTCTCGCCTTTGGCTGCGGCTACCTTGCCAATCTGGTCAACCTGCCCCCGCTGGTAGGATACCTCGTGGCCGGTTTCGCGCTCAGCACCCAAGGATACGAATCCGGTCCGGCCATCCAGCAGATAGCCGATATCGGTGTCACCATCCTGCTCTTCTCCATCGGACTGAAGCTCAAGATAAAGAGCCTGCTGCGCCCGGAAGTATGGGGCGGAGCCACCCTGCACATGCTCGTCACCGTGGCGATCTTCGCGGTGGGACTCATGGGGCTTTCAACGGCAGGCCTGTCCTTCTTCGCGGACATGTCCCTGCAAACGGCGCTGCTCATCGCCTTTGCCCTCAGCTTTTCCTCCACGGTGTTTGCCGTGAAAATACTGGAAGAAAGCGGTCGTTCCCAAGCCCTGAACGGACGCACCGCCATCGGCGTACTCATCGTTCAGGACATTTTCGCGGTCCTGTTCCTGACCTTTTCCACGGGCAAGATGCCCACACCGTGGGCCTTGCTGGTGCTCGGAATGCTGCCGGTAGCCCGGTGGATTTTCATGCGAATCCTCGACCGCATCGGCCATGGCGAACTACAGGTGCTGTTCGGGTTCTTCCTCGCTTTCTGTGCCGGGGCGGCCGCTTTTGACGCAGTCGGGCTGAAAGCCGATCTGGGAGCGCTCATAATGGGCATGCTGCTGGCCAACCACCCGCGCGCCGGGGATCTTGCCGAGTCGCTCATGAACATCAAGGACTTCCTGCTGGTGGGCTTTTTCCTTGAAATCGGTCTGGCTGGACTGCCGAGCATGCAGGTGCTCAGTGTCTCATTCATCCTGCTGGCCGTGCTGCCCATCAAGGTGGCATTGTTCTTCCTGATATTCACCCGCTTCCGCCTCAAGGCACGCACTTCGTTCATCTCAGCATTCAACCTCGCCAACTACAGCGAGTTCGGCCTCATCGTCGGCGGCCTTGCCGTTGCCAACGGCTGGCTCAGCCGGGACTGGCTCCTTGCCATTGCCGTGGCCCTCTCCTTTTCCTTTGTGGTGGCAGCGCCGTTCAACCGGACGGCGGACGCCTTGTTCGACAAAGTCCGAAAAGCACTCAAACGGTGCGAAACCGGCGAGTGCCACCCGGACGAGGAACCATACGAAGCCGGCACATGGCAGGTGGCTGTCATAGGAATGGGGCGGGTCGGAACCGGAGCATACGAATACCTCGTGGACAAGTATGGCCCGACCGTGCTCGGTATCGACTTCAACGCCGAAACCGTGGACAAGCATCAGGAAGAAGGACGGCAGGTGGGCCTTGCCGATGTCACGGACCCGGAATTCTGGCGCAAACTCCCGGAACAGGGCGGCCAAATCAAACTGGTGCTCCTGACCCTGCCGAATCTCAATGCACAGATTCATGTCGCAAACAAGTTGCAGGAACGGAATTTTCCCGGCGTTGTCGCGGCCATGGCCCAGTTTGACGATGAACTGGAAATCCTGCGTGAAGCAGGCGTGGACACATCCTTCAATGTCTTTCGCGAAGCCGGTATCGGTCTCGGTTCGCACGTCTGCAACACG
- a CDS encoding potassium channel family protein: protein MKYDIKPKFWQVVFTHFVPSFFLGVVSLLLMASILPGHFFNAMTDQVFEPIDVTLALSNGLLVAAIILAFHAHRNHRITKGKSLFRRTQPKEIFIYGAIVGFCGGSFEVLFGMINEGVVLLTLLVFAILIWHFKAFAKDVVRILKPGNHATWGEVAELMRIYMTMIAGFTLLNATLEVGHLLIGTPPPFGFGANEGQFFINSLYFTVVTMTTLGFGDIVPQTWDGKLLLIIQTFAGYIMFALMVGIITRGVNRTQDEIENQ, encoded by the coding sequence ATGAAATATGACATCAAACCAAAATTCTGGCAGGTCGTCTTTACCCACTTTGTCCCCAGCTTTTTTCTTGGGGTCGTCTCGCTCCTGCTCATGGCATCCATCCTCCCCGGACACTTTTTCAACGCCATGACCGATCAGGTCTTTGAACCGATCGACGTGACGCTGGCCCTCTCGAACGGACTTCTTGTCGCCGCCATCATCCTTGCCTTTCACGCACACAGAAATCATCGAATCACCAAGGGGAAATCCCTGTTTCGCAGGACACAACCCAAAGAAATTTTCATATACGGAGCCATCGTCGGATTCTGCGGCGGCTCTTTTGAAGTGCTTTTCGGCATGATCAACGAAGGCGTCGTCCTGCTGACCCTGCTGGTCTTCGCAATCCTGATCTGGCACTTCAAGGCCTTTGCCAAGGACGTGGTTCGGATTCTCAAACCGGGCAACCACGCCACATGGGGCGAGGTCGCCGAACTCATGCGTATCTACATGACCATGATCGCCGGATTCACCCTGCTCAACGCAACCCTCGAAGTCGGACACCTGCTCATCGGCACCCCGCCACCTTTCGGCTTCGGCGCAAACGAAGGACAGTTTTTCATCAACTCGCTTTATTTCACCGTGGTCACGATGACGACGCTCGGTTTCGGCGACATCGTGCCACAGACATGGGACGGAAAACTGTTGCTCATCATCCAGACCTTTGCCGGGTACATCATGTTCGCCCTGATGGTCGGCATCATCACCCGCGGCGTCAACCGGACACAGGACGAAATCGAAAACCAATAA
- the ffh gene encoding signal recognition particle protein, which produces MFESLQDRLGNAFQKFKGQKQLTEDNVKEGLREVRLALLEADVNFKVVKQFVDQVKGRALGEEVMKGLDPGQQVVKIVNEELIELLGGEQQDLDLKAKPLKMMMVGLQGSGKTTSSGKLSLFLRKNHGKKPYLVPADVYRPAAIDQLTTLAKQLDVPVYPSTPDMNPVDICQDALKKAEELGCDLVLFDTAGRLHIDEALMDELVNIKNACQPQEILFVADAMTGQDAVTVADSFNEKLDITGVVLTKMDGDARGGAALSIKTVTGKSVKFVGVGEKLSELELFHPDRIASRILGMGDMMTLIEKAQTEIDEEEAQAMAEKMAKAEFDFEDFRSHMRKIKKLGSMEGLLKMIPGMGNIMKQMGQEALPEDEMKRTEAIISSMTMKERRQPKLINQSRKERIAKGSGVKVADVNALIKNFKQMSKVMQAMMGGGKGKKQKGLMNKLKGLTGGGMPDMSALGGMEGMPGMPPGMGGMPGMPGMEEEGGKRGLSKKTLKARAKKKNKKKQRKKKKKK; this is translated from the coding sequence TTGTTCGAGAGCCTGCAAGATAGACTTGGCAATGCCTTTCAAAAATTCAAGGGCCAGAAGCAACTCACCGAAGACAATGTCAAGGAAGGGTTGCGTGAAGTACGCTTGGCGCTGCTTGAGGCAGATGTCAATTTCAAGGTCGTCAAGCAATTCGTCGATCAGGTAAAGGGTCGCGCTCTTGGCGAAGAGGTCATGAAGGGCCTCGATCCGGGACAGCAGGTCGTGAAGATCGTCAACGAGGAGCTTATCGAACTCCTCGGCGGCGAACAGCAGGATCTGGACCTCAAGGCCAAGCCGCTCAAGATGATGATGGTCGGCCTTCAGGGTTCCGGTAAGACCACCAGTTCGGGTAAGCTGTCGCTGTTCTTGCGCAAGAATCACGGCAAGAAGCCGTACCTTGTGCCCGCAGACGTTTACCGTCCTGCGGCCATCGATCAGCTCACCACGCTGGCGAAGCAACTCGACGTTCCTGTCTACCCGTCCACTCCGGACATGAATCCGGTGGATATCTGTCAGGACGCGTTGAAAAAGGCGGAAGAACTGGGTTGCGATCTGGTGCTCTTCGATACCGCGGGTCGACTGCATATTGATGAAGCTCTCATGGATGAGCTTGTGAACATCAAGAACGCATGTCAGCCGCAGGAAATTTTGTTCGTGGCAGATGCCATGACAGGTCAGGACGCCGTCACCGTTGCCGATAGCTTCAATGAGAAGCTCGACATCACCGGTGTGGTTCTGACCAAGATGGACGGTGACGCCCGAGGCGGTGCCGCCCTGTCCATCAAGACCGTAACCGGCAAGTCGGTCAAGTTTGTCGGTGTCGGTGAAAAGCTTTCCGAATTGGAACTTTTCCATCCTGACCGCATCGCGTCGCGCATTCTCGGAATGGGTGACATGATGACCCTCATCGAAAAGGCCCAGACCGAAATCGATGAGGAAGAAGCGCAGGCCATGGCCGAAAAAATGGCCAAGGCCGAATTTGACTTTGAAGACTTTCGCAGTCATATGCGTAAGATCAAGAAGCTCGGCAGCATGGAAGGGCTGCTCAAGATGATACCCGGCATGGGCAACATCATGAAGCAGATGGGGCAGGAAGCCCTGCCCGAGGACGAGATGAAACGTACCGAAGCGATCATCTCTTCCATGACCATGAAGGAGAGACGTCAGCCCAAGCTCATCAACCAGAGCCGCAAGGAACGCATTGCCAAGGGTTCCGGCGTGAAGGTTGCCGACGTGAACGCGCTCATCAAGAATTTCAAGCAGATGAGCAAGGTCATGCAGGCCATGATGGGTGGCGGCAAGGGCAAGAAGCAGAAGGGCTTGATGAACAAGCTCAAAGGCCTCACCGGCGGCGGAATGCCCGACATGAGCGCTCTGGGCGGCATGGAAGGCATGCCCGGAATGCCTCCGGGAATGGGCGGAATGCCCGGTATGCCCGGGATGGAAGAGGAAGGCGGCAAACGCGGCCTTTCCAAGAAGACTCTGAAAGCGCGTGCCAAGAAGAAAAACAAGAAAAAGCAGCGCAAGAAGAAGAAAAAGAAGTAG
- the rpsP gene encoding 30S ribosomal protein S16 yields the protein MAMKIRLTRMGSKKRPFYRVVALDSATRRDGRPVEFLGYYNPMTEPNDIQLDMEKIDKWLERGAEPSNTVRSLLKKAGK from the coding sequence ATGGCTATGAAAATCAGACTGACCCGTATGGGTTCCAAGAAGCGTCCCTTCTATCGTGTTGTGGCTCTCGACAGCGCAACTCGTCGCGACGGACGCCCCGTCGAATTCCTCGGATACTACAATCCGATGACGGAGCCCAACGATATCCAGCTCGATATGGAAAAGATCGACAAGTGGCTCGAGCGCGGCGCTGAGCCGAGCAATACCGTTCGTTCCCTGCTGAAGAAAGCCGGCA